One Anguilla rostrata isolate EN2019 chromosome 15, ASM1855537v3, whole genome shotgun sequence genomic window carries:
- the LOC135241057 gene encoding nucleoporin NUP35-like isoform X1 — MDFQGTEPMTLGSPTSPKPGAQFLPGFLMGDIPAPVTPQPRSFGGSAAGLEMRTTGLAGGSPPQPVVPTHKDKSGAPPARSIYDDLTSPGIGASPLSARKQPFTAMQSPLTGLVAATPATLSNVFSPASAGVQRASVLSPAQVDPFYTQGETLSSDDRLDDTWITVFGFPPASASYILLQFAQYGNILKHVMSNSGNWMHLHYQSKLQARKALSKDGKVFGEAIMIGVKPCIDKTVMEGSDRGSSSSGSVFTSPLKGGNTPSQPVSTPRSAMRPLSAAYKASSSDYQVVSDRQTPRKDDSFVSKAMEYMFGW; from the exons ATGGACTTCCAAG gTACGGAGCCAATGACTTTGGGGTCTCCTACCTCCCCCAAGCCTGGAGCACAGTTCTTACCGGGGTTTCTGATGGGTGACATCCCGGCACCCGTCACCCCTCAGCCACGATCCTTCGGTGGGAGTGCAGCTGGGCTGGAAATGAGAACGACTGGCTTGGCAG gtgGTTCACCCCCGCAGCCCGTGGTCCCCACGCACAAAGATAAGAGTGGGGCCCCCCCGGCGAGGAGCATATACGATGACCTCACCAGCCCGGGCATAGGCGCGTCTCCTCTCAGCGCACGCAAGCAG cCTTTCACCGCTATGCAGTCTCCTCTGACCGGCTTGGTAGCCGCCACTCCAGCCACAC TGTCTAACGTGTTCAGTCCCGCCAGCGCGGGGGTTCAGAGGGCCTCGGTCCTGTCCCCGGCCCAGGTCGACCCTTTCTACACCCAGGGGGAGACCCTGTCCTCGGACGATCGCCTGGACGACACCTGGATCACCGTTTTCGG GTTCCCCCCGGCATCAGCCTCTTATATCCTCCTGCAGTTCGCCCAGTATGGAAACATCCTGAAACATGTG atGTCAAACTCTGGAAACTGGATGCACCTTCACTACCAGTCTAAGCTGCAGGCCCGAAAAGCCCTCAGCAAAGATGGAAAAGTGTTTGGAGAGGCGATCATGATCGGGGTTAAGCCTTGTATAGACAAG ACTGTGATGGAGGGTTCAGACAGGGGCAGCTCCTCCTCGGGTTCGGTGTTCACGTCCCCTCTGAAGGGCGGGAACACGCCCAGCCAGCCCGTCTCCACCCCCCGCTCCGCCATGAGGCCCCTTAGCGCCGCCTACAAGGCCTCCAGCAGCGACTACCAG GTGGTTTCTGACAGACAGACCCCAAGAAAAGACGACAGTTTCGTTTCTAAAGCAATGGAGTACATGTTTGGCTGGTGA
- the LOC135241057 gene encoding nucleoporin NUP35-like isoform X2 produces the protein MTLGSPTSPKPGAQFLPGFLMGDIPAPVTPQPRSFGGSAAGLEMRTTGLAGGSPPQPVVPTHKDKSGAPPARSIYDDLTSPGIGASPLSARKQPFTAMQSPLTGLVAATPATLSNVFSPASAGVQRASVLSPAQVDPFYTQGETLSSDDRLDDTWITVFGFPPASASYILLQFAQYGNILKHVMSNSGNWMHLHYQSKLQARKALSKDGKVFGEAIMIGVKPCIDKTVMEGSDRGSSSSGSVFTSPLKGGNTPSQPVSTPRSAMRPLSAAYKASSSDYQVVSDRQTPRKDDSFVSKAMEYMFGW, from the exons ATGACTTTGGGGTCTCCTACCTCCCCCAAGCCTGGAGCACAGTTCTTACCGGGGTTTCTGATGGGTGACATCCCGGCACCCGTCACCCCTCAGCCACGATCCTTCGGTGGGAGTGCAGCTGGGCTGGAAATGAGAACGACTGGCTTGGCAG gtgGTTCACCCCCGCAGCCCGTGGTCCCCACGCACAAAGATAAGAGTGGGGCCCCCCCGGCGAGGAGCATATACGATGACCTCACCAGCCCGGGCATAGGCGCGTCTCCTCTCAGCGCACGCAAGCAG cCTTTCACCGCTATGCAGTCTCCTCTGACCGGCTTGGTAGCCGCCACTCCAGCCACAC TGTCTAACGTGTTCAGTCCCGCCAGCGCGGGGGTTCAGAGGGCCTCGGTCCTGTCCCCGGCCCAGGTCGACCCTTTCTACACCCAGGGGGAGACCCTGTCCTCGGACGATCGCCTGGACGACACCTGGATCACCGTTTTCGG GTTCCCCCCGGCATCAGCCTCTTATATCCTCCTGCAGTTCGCCCAGTATGGAAACATCCTGAAACATGTG atGTCAAACTCTGGAAACTGGATGCACCTTCACTACCAGTCTAAGCTGCAGGCCCGAAAAGCCCTCAGCAAAGATGGAAAAGTGTTTGGAGAGGCGATCATGATCGGGGTTAAGCCTTGTATAGACAAG ACTGTGATGGAGGGTTCAGACAGGGGCAGCTCCTCCTCGGGTTCGGTGTTCACGTCCCCTCTGAAGGGCGGGAACACGCCCAGCCAGCCCGTCTCCACCCCCCGCTCCGCCATGAGGCCCCTTAGCGCCGCCTACAAGGCCTCCAGCAGCGACTACCAG GTGGTTTCTGACAGACAGACCCCAAGAAAAGACGACAGTTTCGTTTCTAAAGCAATGGAGTACATGTTTGGCTGGTGA